A genomic window from Megalobrama amblycephala isolate DHTTF-2021 linkage group LG2, ASM1881202v1, whole genome shotgun sequence includes:
- the scaf4a gene encoding SR-related and CTD-associated factor 4, protein MDAVNAFNHELFSLMDTKPPISRAKMISITKSAIKAIKLYKHVVQIVEKFIKKCKPEYKVPGLYVVDSIVRQSRHQFGAEKDVFGPRFTKNIAGTFENLCLCPTEDRSKIVRVLNLWQKNGVFKIEVIQPLLDMAAGSSSSMGLDNGPDAASPQSPVREQEAHPVSTANSAAAAVPQLQTSDAFAAVAQLIQSSQGQQLQQILQNFQPPGKPQSPAVDNNRSHLHLQAQAATATSSTLTHQHNHPTQQPVEKKATFDKTLLDRFDYDDEPEAGDEAKKDETPSVQPTMGFPEQTVPGFPPTSQMQQFQQHMMTVSQRQQVGLPSNGQVQGFGLMTSQPYPGMMPSMGQPHAAFPPQNDTFNQLMAGHQHQEMMNSDASARPFPDGKRSRSRSGSRSPKRRRSRSNSRTRRMRHRRSRSRSRERRRQSPRSRSQERRDREKERERRQKGLPPIKNNTLSVCSTTLWVGQLDKRTQQQDVACLLEEFGQIDSINMIPPRGCAYIVMIHRQDAYRALQKLSRGPYKVNQKAIKIAWALNKGIKAEFKQYWDVELGVTYVPWSKVKMEDLDVFREGGMLDPDTLAPEWRSSQIELEKAEESQNGRPEVGKVEETPAVVPMQVPPVQPMGAVGVPPPGFSGPMNIPPPSFPPGVPPPPGPFIRPGFNPMQMPPGFLPPGAMPPLGATGPPPPTAGIGMPPVGSSVEDLPNDPAGIGPRINNDGTDGFNSGNQVPPGGPPGMGMQSPPGLLGSRPGMMPLQRPPGMPPPHMQRFPIPPPRPGMPPIPPQMMPPRGPPQMMHREPPPGTFGMPPPPHGMRGPFPPPGPPFMRPSGPGPRPDGPNDHEARPFRGERPGLGRGRDRDQDWYGGRRSFGEGRGGERPDSRERFGGWHEEPEKQGGWDRERERRDWRRSPDGERDRDRGRDGEERTRRSAGSRERSTRWDRDDRLDRLGLTSEEPNERLAASTNEPSANSTKELPEAKPDVPAPSTAATADSKASEPIAENKSAEQTHKEES, encoded by the exons ATGGATGCCGTCAACGCTTTTAACCatgag TTGTTCTCCTTGATGGACACAAAGCCTCCCATTTCAAGGGCCAAGATGATCTCTATCACCAAATCTGCCATAAAAGCCATTAAA TTATACAAGCATgttgttcaaattgttgaaaaaTTCATAAAGAAG TGCAAACCTGAGTACAAAGTTCCAGGGCTCTATGTGGTGGATTCCATCGTGAGACAGTCACGGCATCAGTTTGGTGCTGAAAAAGATGTGTTTGGTCCCAGGTTCACCAAAAACATTGCTGGGACATTTGAGAATCTATGCTTGTGTCCCACAGAAGATCGG AGTAAGATAGTTAGAGTGCTGAACCTGTGGCAGAAAAATGGAGTGTTTAAGATCGAAGTAATCCAGCCTCTCTTGGACATGGCTGCTGGATCCAGCAGCTCAATGGGATTGGACAACGGCCCTGATGCGG CATCCCCACAGTCTCCCGTGAGGGAACAGGAGGCTCATCCTGTGTCGACGGCAAACTCGGCCGCAGCAGCTGTGCCTCAGCTTCAGACCTCAGATGCCTTTGCGGCTGTTGCTCAACTAATTCAGTCTTCTCAAGGACAGCAG CTTCAGCAGATTCTGCAGAACTTTCAGCCGCCAGGGAAACCTCAGTCTCCAGCTGTGGACAATAACAGGAGTCACCTCCACCTACAGGCCCAGGCTGCAACTGCCACCTCCTCCACCCTCACACATCAGCACAACCATCCCACACAACAGCCTGTGGAAAAGAAAGCCACATTTGACAAG ACACTTCTGGACCGCTTTGACTATGATGATGAGCCAGAAGCCGGGGATGAAGCCAAGAAGGATGAAACGCCGTCTGTTCAACCTACTAT GGGATTTCCTGAGCAGACCGTCCCAGGATTTCCTCCAACCAGTCAGATGCAGCAATTTCAACAACATATGATGACTGTATCACAGCGCCAACAG GTTGGTCTACCTTCGAATGGACAAGTCCAAGGCTTTGGTCTTATGACCTCTCAGCCCTACCCAGGCATGATGCCTTCGATGGGGCAGCCGCACGCTGCTTTCCCTCCTCAGAATGACACCTTCAATCAGCTCATGGCTGGTCATCAGCATCAG GAAATGATGAATTCAGATGCGTCTGCCAGGCCTTTCCCTGATGGCAAAAGATCAAGGTCACGTTCGGGGTCAAG GTCTCCTAAAAGAAGAAGGTCTCGGTCCAATTCCCGCACCAGACGAATGCGGCATCGGCGATCTCGCTCCCGTTCTCGAGAACGGCGGCGTCAGTCACCTCGTTCACGGTCTCAGGAAAGGAGAGACAGAGAAAAGGAACGAGAACGAAGACAGAAAGGCCTTCCTCCTATAAAGAATAACACTCTCAGTG TGTGCAGCACAACTCTATGGGTGGGTCAGCTGGATAAGAGGACGCAGCAGCAGGACGTGGCCTGTTTACTAGAGGAGTTTGGGCAGATAGATTCAATTAAT ATGATTCCTCCTCGTGGTTGTGCCTACATTGTCATGATCCATCGTCAGGATGCCTATCGAGCCCTGCAGAAACTAAGCAGAGGTCCATACAAAGTCAACCAGAAAGCCATTAAG ATTGCCTGGGCTCTGAATAAAGGCATTAAGGCTGAGTTCAAGCAGTATTGGGATGTGGAATTGGGTGTAACCTATGTACCATGGTCCAAGGTAAAGATGGAGGACCTGGATGTGTTCAGAGAAGGAGGGATGCTGGACCCTGATACTCTTGCACCAG AGTGGCGAAGCTCTCAGATTGAGCTAGAGAAAGCTGAAGAGTCTCAGAATGGCAGACCTGAGGTGGGAAAAGTGGAGGAGACCCCAGCTGTAGTACCTATGCAG GTTCCTCCTGTCCAGCCAATGGGAGCTGTCGGTGTCCCACCACCAGGATTCTCAGGACCCATGAACATCCCACCCCCCTCATTCCCACCTGGGGTTCCTCCACCCCCAGGTCCCTTCATACGGCCAGGCTTTAACCCCATGCAGATGCCACCAG GATTTCTTCCTCCGGGTGCCATGCCTCCTCTGGGTGCCACCGGGCCTCCTCCACCTACAGCAGGGATCGGCATGCCTCCAG TTGGCAGCTCAGTTGAAGACCTTCCGAACGATCCAGCAGGTATAGGCCCAAGAATCAACAATGATGGAACAGATGGGTTCAACTCAG GAAACCAAGTGCCTCCTGGAGGTCCACCAGGGATGGGCATGCAGTCTCCACCAGGTCTTCTAGGTTCAAGGCCGGGTATGATGCCTCTCCAGCGGCCCCCAGGGATGCCGCCCCCACACATGCAGCGCTTTCCCATTCCGCCTCCTCGGCCTGGTATGCCACCCATCCCCCCACAGATGATGCCACCCAGGGGTCCACCTCAGATGATGCACCGCGAGCCACCACCTGGGACCTTTGGCATGCCACCCCCTCCTCATGGCATGAGGGGCCCCTTTCCCCCTCCCGGACCTCCCTTTATGAGACCGAGCGGACCCGGACCCAGACCAGACGGGCCGAATGATCACGAGGCGAGGCCGTTCAGAGGCGAGCGCCCCGGGTTAGGGAGGGGCAGAGATCGAGATCAGGACTGGTATGGAGGACGACGGTCTTTTGGCGAGGGTCGTGGCGGGGAGAGGCCAGACAGCCGTGAAAGATTTGGAGGCTGGCACGAGGAGCCGGAAAAACAAGGCGGgtgggacagagagagagaacgcaGGGACTGGAGGAGAAGTCCGGACGGAGAGAGGGATCGAGATCGAGGACGAGATGGTGAAGAACGAACCAGGCGGTCCGCAGGGAGCAGAGAGAGAAGCACGCGCTGGGACCGAGACGATAGACTCGATCGCCTGGGTCTCACCAGCGAGGAACCCAACGAGAGACTTGCAGCGAGTACCAACGAGCCTAGTGCAAACTCTACTAAAGAACTTCCTGAAGCCAAGCCAGATGTTCCAGCACCTTCCACTGCAGCCACAGCAGACTCAAAAGCCTCAGAACCTATAGCAGAAAACAAATCTGCAGAGCAAACACATAAAGAAGAGTCATAG